In Thermococcus sp. JdF3, a genomic segment contains:
- a CDS encoding formate--phosphoribosylaminoimidazolecarboxamide ligase has protein sequence MILSTIASHSSLQILLGAKDEGFRTRLYVKPERRAFYASTRLADELIVTEDMGAILEDDGIVIPHGSFVAYLGPEGIEKAKARFFGNKRFLKWETAFELQDRALDAAGIPRVEVIEPEEIKPDEPYFVRLEGPRGGSGHFLARGEELEERLGDIEAKFRIEEFIPGVYLYVHFFYSPILERLELLGVDERVLIADGNARWPVKPLPYTIAGNVGVALRESLLPRLYDYGLAFVGAMKKLEPPGVIGPFALHFAYDGSFRAIGFASRIDGGSNALHWYGRLYWDEPMSVGRRIAREIRLALGEDRLEEVVT, from the coding sequence GTGATCCTCTCGACGATAGCTTCACACTCCTCCCTCCAGATTCTCCTTGGAGCTAAAGACGAGGGGTTTAGGACGAGGCTCTACGTGAAGCCCGAAAGGAGGGCCTTCTACGCCTCCACGAGGCTCGCGGACGAGCTCATCGTCACGGAAGACATGGGCGCGATCCTTGAGGACGATGGGATAGTGATCCCCCACGGCTCCTTCGTCGCCTACCTCGGGCCTGAGGGGATAGAGAAGGCTAAAGCAAGGTTCTTCGGCAACAAACGCTTTCTGAAGTGGGAGACGGCCTTTGAACTGCAGGACAGGGCCCTGGACGCGGCCGGAATTCCTAGGGTTGAGGTTATCGAGCCCGAAGAGATTAAGCCGGACGAGCCCTACTTCGTCCGCCTCGAAGGCCCGCGGGGCGGGAGCGGGCACTTCCTGGCGAGGGGCGAGGAGCTTGAGGAGAGACTGGGGGACATCGAGGCCAAGTTCAGAATCGAGGAGTTCATACCGGGCGTTTACCTCTACGTCCACTTCTTCTACTCGCCGATTTTGGAAAGGCTCGAGCTCCTCGGAGTCGATGAGCGAGTGCTTATAGCCGATGGAAACGCCCGCTGGCCGGTAAAACCGCTCCCCTACACCATAGCGGGGAACGTCGGCGTCGCTTTGAGGGAGTCGCTCCTGCCGAGGCTCTACGACTACGGCCTGGCCTTCGTTGGGGCGATGAAAAAGCTGGAGCCACCTGGGGTAATCGGCCCCTTCGCCCTCCACTTCGCCTACGATGGGAGTTTTAGGGCGATAGGCTTCGCCTCGCGGATAGACGGCGGTTCCAACGCGCTCCACTGGTACGGACGGCTCTACTGGGACGAGCCGATGAGCGTGGGCAGGAGGATAGCGCGGGAGATAAGGCTCGCCCTCGGGGAGGACAGGCTTGAGGAGGTGGTAACTTGA
- a CDS encoding phosphoribosylaminoimidazolesuccinocarboxamide synthase, whose translation MRLVYSGKTKDVYEDGPYLIFHFKDTVLGRNGREDSGGNEVIGEMAGKGSLVLEQTEFFFRLLERNGVKTHFVERIDERKARFLKAERIPLEVIYRELAYGSFLRRYKGWTKPFQRLGVVEFTLKDDSLDDPPIAEEAVVALGIAGEEEVREMKETTRKVARILREFFSSKGLQLVDFKLEFGRLDGRLIIIDELSGDTMRVAKDGRILTREELSEVIE comes from the coding sequence GTGAGGCTCGTCTACTCTGGCAAGACGAAGGACGTCTACGAGGACGGCCCGTACCTAATCTTCCACTTCAAGGACACCGTCCTTGGCAGGAACGGCCGGGAGGACAGCGGGGGCAACGAGGTAATCGGTGAGATGGCTGGAAAGGGGAGCCTCGTTTTGGAGCAGACGGAGTTCTTCTTCCGCCTCCTTGAGAGAAACGGCGTAAAGACGCACTTCGTCGAGCGGATTGACGAGAGAAAGGCGCGCTTTCTGAAGGCCGAGAGGATTCCGCTGGAGGTCATTTATCGGGAACTCGCCTACGGGAGCTTTCTGAGGCGCTATAAGGGCTGGACAAAGCCATTCCAGAGGCTCGGGGTAGTTGAGTTCACCCTGAAGGACGACTCCCTCGACGACCCGCCCATAGCCGAGGAGGCAGTGGTCGCCCTTGGAATCGCGGGCGAAGAGGAAGTCAGGGAGATGAAGGAAACGACGAGGAAGGTGGCAAGAATCTTGAGGGAGTTCTTTTCCTCAAAGGGCCTCCAGCTCGTTGACTTCAAGCTCGAGTTCGGAAGGCTCGATGGCCGGCTGATCATCATAGATGAACTTAGCGGGGACACGATGCGCGTCGCGAAAGATGGGCGGATTCTGACCCGGGAGGAACTCTCGGAGGTGATAGAGTGA
- the thiC gene encoding phosphomethylpyrimidine synthase ThiC yields MTQLEEAKRGVITEEMKFIAEREGISPEKLRRSVAKGHTVIFRNVRHDWVKPVAVGSVVRVKVNANIGTSRDIVDVRAEMEKAKVAVKYGADTIMDLSTGGDLDSIRKAIMHAVDVPIGTVPIYQAAEEMLAKGKAIIEMGEDDMWRAVEKHFRDGVDYTTIHVGVTKEVVEKMKRAKRIVGMVSRGGTFLAAWILHWGEENPFYKDYDYLLELAREYDVVLSLGDGLRPGGLPDAGDELQIAELYTLGRLVRRAREAGVQTMVEGPGHVPIDQIPAQVKLAKVATDNAPFYVLGPIVTDIFPGYDHISAAIGGAIAALNGADFLCYVTPAEHLGLPTVEHVREGVIASRIAAHAVNLTRFEADFRKDYLMSVARGRLDWAKQFELSEDREMFVEIRKERPTKTEACSMCGDLCAIKLIQEMLRKG; encoded by the coding sequence ATGACCCAGCTTGAGGAGGCAAAGCGGGGCGTAATCACGGAGGAGATGAAGTTCATCGCCGAGAGGGAGGGCATAAGCCCCGAGAAGCTCAGGAGGAGCGTGGCGAAAGGACACACCGTCATCTTCCGCAACGTCCGCCACGACTGGGTGAAGCCGGTCGCCGTTGGAAGCGTTGTCCGCGTCAAGGTGAACGCCAACATAGGCACCTCCCGCGACATCGTCGATGTCAGGGCCGAGATGGAGAAGGCCAAGGTGGCCGTCAAGTACGGGGCGGACACGATAATGGACCTCTCCACCGGCGGTGACCTCGACTCCATAAGGAAGGCCATAATGCACGCCGTTGATGTTCCAATTGGGACGGTTCCAATCTACCAGGCCGCCGAGGAGATGCTCGCTAAAGGGAAGGCAATCATCGAGATGGGCGAGGACGACATGTGGAGGGCCGTTGAGAAGCACTTCCGGGACGGCGTTGACTACACGACGATTCACGTTGGAGTAACCAAGGAAGTCGTCGAGAAGATGAAGAGGGCAAAGAGGATCGTCGGCATGGTCTCGCGCGGCGGGACTTTTCTGGCTGCATGGATACTCCACTGGGGCGAGGAGAACCCGTTTTATAAGGACTACGACTACCTCCTTGAGCTCGCGCGGGAGTACGACGTCGTCCTGAGCCTCGGCGACGGGCTTAGACCTGGTGGACTTCCCGATGCCGGCGACGAGCTTCAGATAGCGGAACTCTACACCCTCGGGAGGCTCGTGAGGCGCGCGAGGGAAGCCGGCGTTCAGACAATGGTCGAGGGGCCGGGACACGTGCCCATAGACCAGATACCGGCGCAGGTGAAGCTCGCGAAAGTTGCCACGGACAACGCGCCCTTCTACGTTCTTGGGCCAATAGTTACCGACATCTTCCCGGGCTACGATCATATAAGTGCGGCCATCGGCGGTGCGATAGCGGCCCTGAACGGTGCGGACTTCCTCTGCTATGTGACGCCAGCTGAGCACCTCGGACTGCCGACGGTTGAGCACGTTCGCGAGGGGGTTATAGCTTCCAGAATAGCGGCCCACGCGGTAAACCTGACCCGCTTCGAGGCGGACTTCAGGAAGGACTACCTCATGAGCGTCGCGAGGGGCAGGCTCGACTGGGCGAAGCAGTTCGAGCTCAGCGAGGACAGGGAGATGTTCGTCGAGATAAGGAAGGAGAGACCGACGAAGACCGAGGCATGCTCCATGTGCGGCGACCTCTGCGCGATAAAGCTCATCCAGGAGATGCTCCGGAAGGGGTGA
- a CDS encoding sulfide-dependent adenosine diphosphate thiazole synthase, which translates to MKEMEISRAIIEAYTAELLDSLSLDVAIVGAGPSGMVAGYYLAKNGAKVSIFEKKLSIGGGIWGGAMGFNRIVVQEEAREILDEFGITYRPFKNGLYVADAIETATTIASKAVKAGVKFFNMIEVEDLVLKENRVAGIVINWTPVLMTGLHVDPLTVEAKFVIDSTGHGAQISQHLVKRGLLKVPGEGPMWAERGEELTVKHTGEIFPGLYVTGMAANAIAGAPRMGPIFGGMFLSGRKAALEILEKLG; encoded by the coding sequence ATGAAGGAGATGGAGATAAGCAGGGCGATAATCGAGGCCTACACGGCCGAGCTTCTTGACAGTCTGAGCCTCGACGTGGCGATAGTAGGTGCTGGCCCCTCGGGAATGGTCGCCGGCTACTACCTCGCCAAGAACGGCGCGAAAGTTTCGATATTTGAGAAGAAGCTCTCCATCGGCGGCGGAATCTGGGGCGGCGCGATGGGCTTCAACAGGATAGTCGTCCAGGAGGAAGCCAGGGAAATCCTCGACGAGTTCGGGATAACTTACAGGCCCTTCAAAAACGGCCTCTACGTTGCCGATGCCATCGAGACGGCAACGACGATAGCGAGCAAGGCTGTAAAGGCAGGAGTAAAGTTCTTCAACATGATAGAGGTCGAGGATCTCGTCCTGAAAGAAAACCGCGTGGCGGGGATAGTCATCAACTGGACGCCGGTTCTCATGACGGGCCTCCACGTGGACCCGCTCACCGTCGAGGCGAAGTTCGTAATTGACTCAACCGGTCACGGGGCGCAGATAAGCCAGCACCTCGTTAAGAGGGGCCTGCTCAAGGTTCCTGGAGAGGGCCCGATGTGGGCCGAGAGGGGCGAGGAGCTCACGGTCAAGCACACGGGGGAAATCTTCCCCGGTCTCTACGTCACTGGAATGGCCGCTAACGCGATAGCCGGTGCCCCGAGAATGGGCCCGATATTCGGCGGAATGTTCCTCAGCGGGAGGAAAGCGGCCCTCGAAATCCTCGAAAAGCTGGGGTGA
- the thiD gene encoding bifunctional hydroxymethylpyrimidine kinase/phosphomethylpyrimidine kinase, with amino-acid sequence MAVLIVAGLDTGGGAGIKADIEMVSALGEHPLPILTAVTYQNPERVSGYFSLPVEALRDQIRAVKGHFDIKAVKVGMLGSGGIARVVAKETEDLTRVFDPVMASSTGERLIDDIGSLKVLIKDSIVTPNVPEAEALSGLKIHSLEDMKESARIIAKTLKAEAVIVKGGHLNLTDVLYWNGEFFEFPGEKVDGFTHGTGCAFSSALATFLAKGLELPEAVERAKRFVEGAIRFSKAEAKAVNPFWELQRDAHRWRAREELERAVQELVKFGGRLNPHVPEVGTNFAIATPLREVFAVKGRIVRYGKTVKPVGPVELNASDHLRRALLKMREFYPDVRAVLNLRYSGELVERAERLGFVVSFYDRREEPEEVKRAEKGTMEWGIETAVKRAGKRPDVIYHLGDWGKEPMVLIFGRDAREVVDRVRVLLSPSPR; translated from the coding sequence ATGGCCGTTTTGATTGTAGCCGGCCTCGACACCGGTGGGGGAGCGGGCATTAAAGCCGACATCGAGATGGTCTCGGCTCTGGGGGAGCACCCGCTCCCGATTCTCACAGCGGTCACCTACCAGAACCCCGAGAGGGTTTCGGGCTATTTTTCCCTCCCAGTGGAGGCCTTAAGGGACCAGATACGGGCCGTTAAGGGGCACTTCGATATCAAGGCAGTCAAAGTGGGCATGCTCGGGAGCGGGGGGATAGCAAGGGTCGTTGCCAAGGAGACGGAGGACTTAACGAGGGTCTTCGATCCGGTGATGGCTTCGAGCACCGGTGAGAGGCTCATCGACGACATCGGGTCGCTCAAGGTTCTCATTAAGGACTCAATCGTTACCCCCAACGTCCCGGAGGCCGAAGCTCTAAGCGGTCTTAAAATCCACTCCCTCGAGGACATGAAGGAATCGGCGAGGATCATAGCCAAGACTCTAAAAGCTGAGGCGGTAATCGTCAAAGGCGGCCACCTGAACCTAACCGACGTCCTCTACTGGAACGGGGAGTTCTTCGAGTTTCCTGGGGAAAAGGTTGATGGCTTCACCCACGGGACGGGCTGTGCCTTCTCCTCGGCTTTGGCCACTTTTCTGGCGAAGGGCCTTGAGCTTCCAGAGGCGGTGGAAAGGGCCAAGCGCTTCGTTGAAGGTGCTATAAGGTTCTCAAAGGCCGAGGCAAAGGCCGTCAATCCCTTCTGGGAGCTCCAGAGGGACGCCCACCGCTGGAGGGCTAGGGAAGAGCTTGAAAGGGCAGTTCAAGAACTCGTGAAGTTCGGCGGGAGGCTCAACCCTCACGTTCCGGAGGTGGGCACTAACTTCGCGATCGCGACGCCCCTCAGGGAAGTCTTTGCCGTCAAGGGCAGAATCGTCCGCTACGGGAAAACGGTTAAGCCCGTGGGCCCGGTCGAGCTGAACGCCAGCGACCACCTGAGGAGAGCTTTGCTCAAGATGCGCGAGTTCTACCCCGATGTAAGGGCCGTCCTGAACCTGCGCTACTCCGGGGAGCTGGTGGAGAGGGCTGAACGGCTTGGCTTTGTCGTTTCATTCTACGACAGGAGGGAGGAGCCCGAGGAGGTCAAGAGGGCGGAGAAAGGAACGATGGAATGGGGAATTGAGACGGCAGTGAAGAGAGCAGGAAAAAGGCCCGACGTAATATACCACCTCGGGGACTGGGGCAAGGAGCCAATGGTTCTAATCTTTGGAAGGGACGCGCGGGAGGTGGTGGATAGGGTCAGGGTTCTCCTTTCTCCCTCTCCTCGATGA
- a CDS encoding heparan-alpha-glucosaminide N-acetyltransferase, whose product MLGAEVYLKGRYWEVDLLRGIGITMMVVSNFVTDLWLFLNYSGHRTFWFAFAVTTASIFVFTSGLSFWISYSRTVKRNPQPYRKYFRRFIKLFGLGMLITLATSLLPGKMTIHFGILHFLGVATLLAIPFHRFGRKNLFWAFFFLLSYSLVRNLHDGLFLLPLGITPEDYFAPDYFPIFPWFGVYLLGMTAGSVFYPTGERKARLPTPENPLVHLVTFAGRHTLAIYLLHQPVLVALLRLIHGPIPGLPI is encoded by the coding sequence ATGCTCGGCGCCGAAGTGTACCTGAAGGGCCGGTACTGGGAGGTTGATCTCCTGCGCGGTATCGGAATAACGATGATGGTGGTCTCAAACTTTGTCACAGACCTCTGGCTCTTCCTCAACTACTCCGGGCACCGTACGTTCTGGTTCGCCTTCGCAGTCACCACCGCCTCGATATTCGTCTTTACATCGGGTCTCTCATTCTGGATAAGCTATTCTCGAACGGTAAAGAGAAACCCCCAACCATACAGGAAGTATTTCCGGCGCTTTATCAAGCTCTTTGGCCTTGGCATGCTCATAACCCTGGCCACCTCACTCCTCCCCGGCAAAATGACGATTCACTTTGGAATCCTCCACTTCCTCGGCGTGGCGACGCTCCTGGCTATCCCATTTCACCGGTTCGGGAGAAAGAACCTTTTCTGGGCCTTCTTTTTCCTCCTTAGCTATTCCCTAGTAAGGAACCTCCACGACGGCCTGTTCCTCCTTCCCCTGGGCATCACGCCCGAGGACTACTTCGCTCCCGACTACTTCCCGATCTTCCCCTGGTTTGGAGTGTACCTCCTGGGAATGACCGCGGGGAGCGTTTTCTATCCCACCGGTGAGAGGAAGGCCCGCCTGCCCACGCCGGAGAATCCGCTGGTTCATCTCGTAACCTTCGCCGGGAGACACACCTTGGCGATCTACCTCCTCCATCAGCCTGTTCTCGTGGCCCTGCTTAGACTTATCCACGGCCCGATTCCGGGGCTTCCAATATAA
- the mrtA gene encoding CPBP family archaeomyxosortase MrtA: MKLRRNPYVLYALSIPFILAVRYSGGGLFRWAGYNALFYFALPLVLAYALGFERGELGVQAGRLSEYRWALFLFIATIPLSLYGTTIPSMKEYYPIFEYSGPLDFIVKELAIGAIMFAHEAFYRGILLFPLARKNEWLGILAQDVPYALVHVGKPGIEVPYSFVAGIVFAKLDLRAGSFLPSFLLHWLGSVLFDVLCVLL, translated from the coding sequence ATGAAACTCAGACGCAACCCGTACGTTCTCTATGCACTCTCAATACCATTTATCCTCGCCGTCAGGTACAGCGGCGGCGGGCTCTTCAGGTGGGCCGGTTACAACGCCCTCTTCTACTTCGCCCTTCCCCTAGTCTTAGCGTATGCCCTAGGCTTCGAACGGGGGGAGCTGGGGGTTCAGGCGGGCAGGCTTTCCGAGTATCGGTGGGCCCTTTTCCTTTTCATTGCCACCATTCCGCTGAGCCTCTACGGCACGACAATCCCGTCGATGAAGGAGTACTATCCAATATTTGAATACTCGGGACCGCTTGATTTCATCGTCAAGGAGCTGGCCATAGGGGCCATAATGTTCGCCCACGAGGCATTTTACAGGGGAATACTGCTCTTTCCCCTCGCTAGAAAGAATGAATGGCTCGGGATTCTGGCGCAGGATGTTCCCTACGCCCTTGTCCACGTTGGAAAGCCGGGCATAGAGGTTCCCTATTCGTTCGTGGCGGGAATAGTCTTCGCCAAACTCGACCTTCGGGCCGGGAGCTTTCTCCCCAGCTTTCTCCTCCACTGGCTCGGCTCGGTGCTCTTCGACGTTCTATGTGTCCTCCTATAA